In Natronomonas halophila, one DNA window encodes the following:
- a CDS encoding NUDIX domain-containing protein: MDERAVVTCFLRHGTEVLLVRRGESVGSYPGKWGGVSGFAEGTPHEAARWEIAEEVDLLTAVTQVRSADPIPVEDDDRGTRWLVHPYLFDCESTDVTLNEELVDYEWVQPPEILRRETVPKLWAAYAAVAPSVESVRADTDHGSAYISLRALEVLRDRAAVAAERGDGDYGSLARDLRDARPSMGAVVNRINRVMATAETTPESVLEAATEACQRAVNSDAEAAEAAMSVLGERVLTLSRSGTVLDALREATPEAVYVAESRPAREGVDAADELADAGLDVTVFVDAAVAEVIRTEDVDTVLFGADTVLSDGTVVNKVGSHPAALAAETAGVDCYAVCSRDKIVPGTEADREPGPPNAVYDGDADVGVLNPTFEAVPAERLDGVITEDGPLSASDVAAVADEHAALAEWPESAG, from the coding sequence ATGGACGAACGCGCCGTCGTGACCTGCTTTCTCCGCCACGGGACGGAGGTACTCCTCGTCCGCCGCGGCGAGTCGGTCGGCTCCTATCCCGGCAAGTGGGGTGGCGTCTCGGGGTTCGCCGAGGGGACGCCACACGAGGCGGCCCGCTGGGAAATCGCCGAGGAAGTCGACCTGCTGACGGCCGTCACGCAGGTGCGGTCGGCCGACCCGATTCCCGTCGAGGACGACGACCGGGGGACGCGCTGGCTGGTCCACCCCTACCTGTTCGATTGTGAATCGACCGACGTGACCCTCAACGAGGAACTCGTCGACTACGAGTGGGTCCAGCCGCCCGAAATCCTCCGGCGGGAGACGGTGCCGAAACTCTGGGCGGCCTACGCCGCCGTCGCGCCGTCGGTCGAGTCGGTCCGAGCCGATACCGACCACGGGTCGGCGTACATCTCCCTGCGCGCGCTGGAGGTGCTGCGTGACCGCGCGGCCGTCGCGGCGGAGCGGGGCGATGGCGACTACGGGTCCCTCGCCCGTGACCTCCGCGACGCGCGGCCGAGCATGGGCGCCGTCGTCAACCGCATCAACCGGGTGATGGCGACCGCCGAGACGACGCCCGAATCGGTCCTTGAGGCGGCGACGGAAGCCTGTCAGCGGGCGGTCAACAGCGACGCCGAGGCAGCGGAGGCAGCCATGAGCGTCCTCGGCGAGCGCGTCCTCACGCTCTCGCGGTCCGGGACTGTCCTCGACGCGCTTCGCGAGGCGACGCCGGAGGCGGTCTACGTCGCCGAATCCCGGCCGGCACGCGAGGGCGTCGACGCCGCCGACGAACTGGCCGATGCGGGTCTCGACGTCACGGTGTTCGTCGACGCGGCTGTCGCCGAGGTCATCCGAACTGAGGACGTCGATACCGTCCTCTTCGGCGCGGATACGGTGCTTTCGGACGGCACGGTCGTCAACAAGGTCGGTAGCCACCCGGCCGCCCTCGCCGCCGAAACCGCGGGCGTCGACTGCTATGCGGTCTGCTCCCGTGACAAAATCGTTCCCGGAACCGAGGCCGACCGCGAGCCCGGGCCGCCGAATGCCGTCTACGACGGCGACGCCGACGTGGGCGTGCTCAATCCGACCTTCGAGGCGGTGCCCGCCGAGCGTCTCGACGGCGTCATCACGGAGGACGGCCCGCTCTCGGCGTCCGACGTCGCGGCCGTCGCCGACGAGCACGCCGCCCTCGCCGAGTGGCCCGAATCGGCGGGCTGA
- a CDS encoding metallophosphoesterase family protein, whose protein sequence is MRVALLSDTHIKSRAAHLPHWVREELRAADHAIHAGDFDSRPALEEIRSLVADHTFVGGNMDRAFDLPEVATADLGGVRFVVTHGTGPDANYESRVVAIVDEYAAADRPTVGVSGHTHGVLDTTVDGYRLLNPGSATGAWPAQEATMMVAEVADGDLDVEVRRE, encoded by the coding sequence ATGCGCGTCGCCCTCCTGAGCGATACCCATATCAAATCCCGCGCCGCTCACCTCCCACACTGGGTCCGCGAGGAACTGCGGGCCGCCGACCACGCTATCCACGCCGGCGATTTCGACTCCCGGCCCGCACTGGAGGAGATTCGGTCGCTCGTGGCCGACCACACTTTCGTCGGCGGGAACATGGACCGCGCGTTCGACCTCCCCGAAGTCGCCACCGCCGACCTCGGCGGCGTCCGCTTCGTCGTCACCCACGGCACCGGCCCCGACGCCAACTACGAGTCGCGGGTCGTCGCCATCGTCGACGAGTACGCCGCCGCCGACCGCCCGACCGTCGGCGTCTCCGGCCACACCCACGGCGTTCTCGATACCACCGTCGACGGCTATCGCCTTTTGAATCCCGGCAGCGCGACCGGCGCCTGGCCCGCACAGGAGGCGACGATGATGGTCGCCGAGGTGGCGGACGGCGACCTCGATGTCGAGGTTCGGCGCGAATAG
- a CDS encoding DUF7112 family protein, giving the protein MPSLSSDGVETVRASIEQAGALNRPKVVVPEGTMPEGVVRVEAGNTTYHADVQVGLDGDVEIRGLYENARLARERDGQNRLSEWVDEKDLEAGRSVLVDIVVDGEQYGFRAPGEDAVYQVADSPDDSLASIAEDLDG; this is encoded by the coding sequence ATGCCGAGCCTTTCTTCAGACGGTGTCGAAACCGTCCGTGCGTCGATAGAGCAGGCTGGCGCGTTGAACCGTCCGAAAGTCGTCGTTCCCGAGGGGACGATGCCGGAGGGCGTGGTCCGCGTCGAAGCCGGCAACACAACCTACCACGCCGACGTGCAGGTCGGACTGGACGGCGACGTCGAGATTCGCGGGCTCTACGAGAACGCCCGCTTGGCCCGCGAACGCGACGGTCAGAACCGTCTGAGCGAGTGGGTCGACGAGAAGGACCTCGAAGCCGGCCGGTCCGTGCTCGTCGATATCGTCGTCGATGGCGAACAGTACGGCTTCCGGGCGCCCGGTGAGGACGCGGTCTACCAGGTCGCCGACAGCCCGGACGACAGCCTCGCCTCGATAGCGGAGGACCTCGACGGATGA
- a CDS encoding 30S ribosomal protein S6e, translated as MADFQVVVGDEDGTTYSFEVDGQDANRFIGRSIGETVDGDALGLSGYELEITGGSDTSGRPMREDVSGTDTAEILLEGGVGFEPSVDGERKRVTVRGAEISDDTRQINASIVEQGEESIDDLLGGEDDE; from the coding sequence ATGGCAGACTTTCAGGTCGTCGTCGGGGACGAGGACGGCACTACGTACTCCTTCGAGGTGGACGGACAGGACGCGAACCGATTCATCGGCCGTTCTATCGGCGAAACCGTCGACGGTGACGCCCTCGGCCTCTCGGGCTACGAACTCGAAATCACGGGCGGCTCCGACACGTCGGGCCGACCGATGCGCGAGGACGTCTCGGGCACGGACACCGCCGAAATCCTCCTCGAGGGCGGCGTCGGCTTCGAGCCGAGCGTCGACGGCGAGCGCAAGCGCGTGACCGTTCGCGGCGCGGAAATCTCCGACGACACGCGACAGATCAACGCCAGCATCGTCGAGCAGGGCGAGGAGTCCATCGACGACCTCCTCGGCGGCGAGGACGACGAGTAA
- a CDS encoding ABC transporter ATP-binding protein: MSDATPPPMETEHRTDNATNGRSADGTDATDAAPVGSELVGDGLEIGYDSAEGPIVECDHVVLPAGEVTALVGPNGSGKSTLMKGLAGQLKPWDGDVTVDDTDVYAMDDKARARRIGLLSQERESPESVSVEELVTHGRYPYRGFLDPVNEEDMQAVDRAIERTGIEHLRDRQLAELSGGQSQLAWIAMVLAQEPDVLLLDEPTTFLDLRHQLQVLETVQSLNRENGITVGLVLHDIAQAARYADNLVALRDGSPYDWGPPNDVVTEDLLADVFGVNATVTNGNPGPEVMPHGPLED; this comes from the coding sequence ATGAGCGACGCGACGCCACCACCGATGGAGACGGAGCACCGGACCGACAACGCGACGAACGGTCGGTCGGCCGACGGAACCGACGCGACCGACGCCGCCCCGGTGGGGTCGGAACTCGTCGGCGACGGCCTCGAAATCGGCTACGACTCGGCGGAAGGTCCCATCGTCGAGTGCGACCACGTCGTTCTGCCTGCCGGCGAAGTGACCGCCCTCGTCGGCCCCAACGGCTCCGGCAAATCGACGCTCATGAAGGGGCTTGCCGGCCAACTCAAGCCGTGGGACGGCGACGTCACCGTCGACGATACCGACGTCTACGCGATGGACGACAAGGCCCGCGCCCGGCGCATCGGCCTCCTCTCACAGGAACGGGAGTCGCCGGAGTCGGTCTCCGTCGAGGAACTGGTCACCCACGGCCGGTATCCCTACCGCGGCTTCCTCGACCCCGTCAACGAGGAGGACATGCAGGCGGTCGACCGCGCCATCGAGCGAACCGGCATCGAACACCTCCGGGACCGGCAACTCGCCGAACTCTCCGGTGGCCAGTCCCAACTCGCGTGGATCGCGATGGTGCTGGCACAGGAACCCGACGTTCTCCTGCTCGACGAACCGACGACGTTCCTCGATTTGCGCCACCAGTTGCAGGTGCTGGAAACCGTCCAGTCGCTCAACCGCGAAAACGGAATCACCGTCGGCCTCGTCCTCCACGATATCGCACAGGCGGCCCGCTATGCCGACAACCTCGTCGCGCTTCGGGACGGGTCGCCCTACGACTGGGGGCCGCCGAACGACGTCGTCACCGAGGACCTCCTCGCGGACGTCTTCGGCGTCAATGCGACGGTCACGAACGGCAACCCCGGCCCCGAAGTGATGCCGCACGGGCCGCTCGAGGACTGA
- the engB gene encoding GTP-binding protein EngB, with amino-acid sequence MFDSRPNRDAEVVLLGRSNVGKSTLMREITGHSKFATGGSPGVTKKPNHYDWTSEDFVITDLPGFGFMSGVPEDVREDIKRRVVQYLEEYADNILVGVLVVDGKAAVDIIDRHSGPDEIPHDVEMFGFLQELDIPTVVAVNKMDKVDEQDDRLDELAERLGFYPPWQQFDHIFAPISAKRGNIQPLNDAVRHHLHEQQRDDLFKFF; translated from the coding sequence ATGTTCGATTCACGCCCGAACCGCGATGCGGAGGTCGTCCTTCTCGGGCGGTCCAACGTCGGGAAATCGACGTTGATGCGGGAGATTACGGGCCACAGCAAGTTCGCCACCGGTGGCAGCCCCGGGGTCACGAAGAAGCCGAACCACTACGACTGGACTTCGGAGGACTTCGTCATCACCGACCTGCCGGGATTCGGCTTCATGTCCGGCGTCCCCGAGGACGTCCGCGAGGACATCAAACGCCGCGTCGTCCAGTACCTCGAAGAGTACGCCGACAACATCCTCGTCGGCGTCCTCGTCGTCGACGGCAAGGCCGCCGTCGATATCATCGACCGCCACTCCGGCCCCGACGAGATTCCCCACGACGTCGAGATGTTCGGCTTCCTCCAGGAACTCGACATCCCCACCGTCGTCGCCGTCAACAAGATGGACAAGGTCGACGAGCAGGACGACCGCCTCGACGAACTCGCCGAACGCCTCGGCTTCTATCCCCCGTGGCAGCAGTTCGACCACATCTTCGCGCCAATCTCCGCCAAGCGGGGCAATATCCAGCCGCTCAACGATGCGGTTCGGCACCATCTGCACGAACAGCAGCGGGACGACCTTTTCAAGTTCTTTTAA
- a CDS encoding coenzyme F420-0:L-glutamate ligase, producing MEAFAVEGLPEIRAGDDLAALVADAVEFEEGDVLCIASTVVSKAEGRKADLADFEASDRAQAIAERIEAITGDEKDPRFAQAVLDESEELLTEAPFLLTVTHFGHITVNAGIDRSNVPGADLLLLPEHPSESARRLSEALGVPVVVTDTSGRPFRYGQRGVAVGWHGIPASRDWRGETDRDGRELGVTVQAVIDELAATANLVAGEGGGGTPAVVIRDWEFGDHDGSENLFRTEEDDIVREALRDWNFGE from the coding sequence ATGGAGGCCTTCGCCGTCGAGGGACTGCCGGAAATCCGTGCGGGCGACGACCTCGCCGCGCTCGTCGCCGACGCCGTCGAGTTCGAGGAGGGCGACGTACTCTGCATCGCCAGCACCGTCGTCTCGAAAGCCGAAGGGCGGAAGGCCGACCTCGCGGATTTCGAAGCCAGCGACCGTGCCCAGGCCATCGCCGAACGTATCGAGGCGATTACCGGCGACGAGAAGGACCCCCGGTTCGCACAGGCCGTCCTCGACGAAAGCGAGGAGTTGCTGACCGAAGCACCATTCCTGCTCACAGTCACGCACTTCGGCCACATCACCGTCAACGCCGGCATCGACCGCTCGAACGTCCCCGGCGCCGACCTGCTGTTGTTACCCGAGCATCCGAGCGAATCTGCGCGGCGACTTTCGGAGGCATTGGGTGTGCCCGTTGTCGTGACCGATACGTCCGGGCGGCCGTTCCGCTACGGCCAGCGCGGCGTCGCCGTGGGCTGGCACGGTATTCCCGCTTCCCGGGACTGGCGCGGCGAGACGGACCGGGATGGTCGGGAGCTCGGCGTGACCGTGCAGGCCGTCATCGACGAACTGGCTGCGACCGCGAATCTGGTCGCTGGTGAGGGTGGTGGCGGGACGCCTGCTGTGGTTATTCGCGACTGGGAATTCGGCGACCACGACGGTAGCGAGAACCTCTTTCGGACCGAAGAGGACGACATCGTTCGGGAGGCTCTTCGGGATTGGAACTTCGGGGAGTAG
- a CDS encoding TMEM165/GDT1 family protein: MAEFLTIVAVAFVAQLAVLPGEKVQFIIAGLSTRYHPLGVVAAATAAFAGWTALEIWFGHLLQQVLPPLALDGITAGMFLLFAYLLARSAPDPGQDMSTVADGGLGVAEDVRVPIIDREVPEVFGGYLPIFVLMAAGEFGDKTQLVTIGLAAQYGATAAIWLGEMLAIIPVSLLNAYVFSRFAHLFEARTVHFVAAGLFAFFGLDTVLAMATDVSVWETIVGAVADTVLALA; this comes from the coding sequence ATGGCCGAGTTCCTCACTATCGTCGCCGTCGCCTTCGTCGCGCAACTCGCGGTGCTGCCGGGCGAGAAGGTCCAGTTCATCATCGCGGGGCTGTCGACGCGCTATCATCCCCTCGGTGTCGTCGCCGCCGCGACTGCCGCCTTCGCCGGCTGGACGGCGCTGGAAATCTGGTTCGGTCATCTGCTTCAGCAGGTGCTCCCGCCGCTCGCTCTCGACGGCATCACCGCCGGGATGTTCCTCCTCTTTGCGTATCTGCTGGCGCGGTCGGCGCCCGACCCGGGTCAGGACATGTCGACGGTCGCCGATGGCGGCCTCGGCGTCGCCGAGGACGTCCGCGTTCCCATCATCGACCGGGAGGTCCCGGAGGTGTTCGGCGGCTATCTCCCCATCTTCGTATTGATGGCGGCCGGCGAGTTCGGCGACAAGACGCAACTGGTAACCATCGGCCTCGCCGCCCAGTACGGCGCCACCGCAGCCATCTGGCTCGGTGAGATGCTCGCGATTATCCCCGTCAGCCTGCTGAACGCCTACGTGTTCAGCCGGTTTGCCCACCTCTTCGAGGCGCGGACGGTCCACTTCGTCGCCGCCGGCCTGTTTGCCTTCTTCGGGCTCGATACCGTGCTGGCGATGGCGACGGACGTCTCGGTGTGGGAGACGATCGTCGGTGCGGTTGCCGACACCGTGCTGGCGCTGGCGTAG
- a CDS encoding universal stress protein, translating to MYDRILLPTDGSDATNPAVDEAIGLARETGAELHVLFVVEDIPYAPEMMDDQVEGQLREIGEDAIQDIRERASEEGVEVVSALREGAPHNSILGYADEEGIDAIVMGTHGRSGLDRYLLGSVTERVVRTADVPVLTVRKTDEE from the coding sequence ATGTACGACAGAATACTCTTGCCGACTGACGGGAGCGACGCGACCAACCCGGCCGTCGACGAGGCCATCGGCCTCGCCCGGGAAACGGGCGCGGAACTGCACGTCCTCTTCGTCGTCGAGGACATCCCCTACGCGCCGGAGATGATGGACGACCAGGTCGAGGGGCAACTCCGAGAAATCGGCGAGGACGCCATTCAGGACATTCGCGAACGGGCGAGCGAGGAGGGCGTCGAGGTCGTCTCGGCGCTGCGGGAGGGCGCGCCGCACAACTCGATTCTCGGCTACGCCGACGAGGAGGGCATCGACGCCATCGTGATGGGCACCCACGGCCGCAGCGGTCTGGACCGCTATCTGCTCGGCAGCGTCACCGAGCGCGTCGTCCGGACCGCCGATGTCCCCGTGTTGACCGTCCGAAAGACCGACGAGGAGTAG
- a CDS encoding ABC transporter substrate-binding protein, producing the protein MQRTRRDVLGAGAAGAVGLFAGCVSGSSPGAGDDNGEGRTVSMEPVGEVTLDGVPENVANYFPGYADMAVALGHGDAINSTGIINRYHIDHYEELDGVDIDKGSLTELVTDGAIDKEIFYELESDLHLIDPQWLINNGFGFEQADVDELSENVAPFFGNTIFRRTDSWHDYRYYTMYEAFQKVAEVFDEVDRYEAFAEFHDGFITEVETNLPSADQRPNALLCFAAGNEPEAFYPYRLSDKGTNKKQFRDLGITDALSGTGIEGLSTNDRGQIDYETMLEVDPDSILIRGHETKTREEFEDTVLAFMENHDVASDLTAVQEGQVFRGGPIYAGPIHNLFLTERYAKLYFPDSYSGELFDREELASIITE; encoded by the coding sequence ATGCAACGCACACGACGTGACGTGCTGGGTGCCGGCGCCGCCGGTGCCGTCGGACTGTTTGCTGGCTGTGTGAGCGGATCGTCGCCCGGCGCAGGCGACGACAACGGCGAGGGTCGCACGGTGTCGATGGAACCCGTCGGCGAGGTAACGCTCGACGGCGTCCCCGAGAACGTGGCCAACTACTTCCCCGGCTACGCGGATATGGCCGTCGCGCTCGGCCACGGCGACGCCATCAACTCCACCGGCATCATCAACCGCTATCACATCGACCACTACGAGGAACTCGACGGCGTCGACATCGACAAAGGGAGTCTCACCGAACTGGTCACCGACGGTGCTATCGACAAGGAAATCTTCTACGAACTGGAAAGCGACCTCCATCTCATCGACCCGCAGTGGCTGATTAACAACGGATTCGGCTTCGAGCAGGCCGATGTCGACGAACTGTCGGAAAACGTCGCGCCCTTCTTCGGCAACACCATCTTCCGGCGGACCGACTCGTGGCACGACTACCGCTACTACACGATGTACGAGGCCTTCCAGAAGGTCGCCGAAGTCTTCGACGAGGTCGACCGCTACGAGGCCTTCGCCGAGTTCCACGACGGGTTCATCACCGAGGTGGAGACGAACCTTCCGTCGGCCGACCAGCGGCCGAACGCCCTGCTGTGTTTCGCCGCGGGCAACGAACCCGAGGCTTTCTACCCGTACCGCCTGTCTGACAAGGGGACGAACAAAAAGCAGTTCCGCGACCTCGGTATCACCGACGCGCTCTCGGGCACCGGCATCGAGGGACTTTCGACGAACGACCGCGGCCAGATCGACTACGAGACGATGCTGGAGGTCGACCCCGACTCCATCCTCATCCGCGGCCACGAAACCAAGACCCGCGAGGAGTTCGAGGACACCGTCCTCGCGTTCATGGAAAACCACGACGTCGCCTCGGACCTGACCGCCGTTCAGGAGGGGCAGGTCTTCCGTGGCGGCCCCATCTACGCCGGCCCGATTCACAACCTGTTCCTCACCGAACGGTACGCGAAACTCTACTTCCCGGATTCCTATTCCGGGGAACTTTTCGACCGCGAGGAACTGGCTTCGATTATCACCGAGTAA
- the msrA gene encoding peptide-methionine (S)-S-oxide reductase MsrA: MSENETATLAGGCFWCIEAALKELRGVESVVSGYAGGHVEDPSYEAVCRGETGHAEVVQVEFDPNVVSYRDLLEVFFTIHNPTTLNRQGPDIGEQYRSAVFYHDDEQKVTVEDVIEDLQPLYDDDIVTEVEPLAEFYRADDHHQDYFEKNPEDTYCVVNINPKLKKIREKHAELMES; encoded by the coding sequence ATGAGCGAGAACGAAACCGCGACGCTCGCGGGGGGCTGTTTCTGGTGTATCGAGGCGGCGCTGAAGGAGTTACGCGGCGTCGAATCGGTCGTCTCGGGCTACGCCGGCGGCCACGTCGAGGACCCGAGTTACGAAGCCGTCTGTCGGGGCGAGACCGGCCACGCCGAGGTCGTCCAGGTGGAGTTCGACCCGAACGTCGTCTCCTATCGCGATTTGCTGGAGGTCTTTTTCACCATCCACAACCCGACGACGCTGAACCGGCAGGGCCCGGACATCGGCGAGCAGTACCGCTCGGCGGTCTTCTACCACGACGACGAACAGAAGGTGACCGTCGAGGACGTCATCGAGGACCTCCAGCCGCTGTACGACGACGATATCGTCACGGAGGTCGAACCGCTGGCGGAGTTCTACCGCGCCGACGACCACCATCAGGACTACTTCGAGAAGAACCCCGAGGACACCTACTGCGTGGTCAACATCAACCCGAAACTGAAGAAGATTCGCGAGAAGCACGCCGAACTGATGGAGAGTTAA
- a CDS encoding endonuclease/exonuclease/phosphatase family protein translates to MSVSVLSYNVRYAAVDSGEDVWPKRRDGVASVIRFHAPDVVCLQEVWLDQLDDLRTRLPGYEWVAHEVHKGEHTPIGYRPERFVVADEAALSLSETPDQPDAIGWDATIPRVTTTAVLEETATGEAFRVVSTHFDHEHPTARRESARLLADRFADGALPTLLVGDFNATPDDDPYRIVTDSGLRDARELADAPHGPETTFNDFEAAQPDKRIDHAFVSEDVAIERFGVRTDLDSRGMYPSDHFALLVECAFE, encoded by the coding sequence ATGTCGGTCAGCGTCCTCTCGTATAACGTCCGATACGCGGCGGTGGACAGTGGCGAGGACGTCTGGCCGAAGCGTCGCGACGGTGTCGCGAGCGTGATTCGGTTTCACGCCCCCGACGTGGTCTGTCTGCAGGAGGTGTGGCTCGACCAGCTTGACGACCTCCGAACGCGTCTGCCGGGCTACGAGTGGGTCGCCCACGAGGTTCATAAGGGCGAACACACGCCCATCGGCTACCGGCCCGAGCGGTTCGTCGTCGCCGACGAGGCGGCCCTGTCGCTGTCGGAGACGCCCGACCAACCCGACGCAATCGGCTGGGATGCGACCATCCCGCGGGTGACGACGACCGCCGTACTGGAGGAGACGGCCACGGGCGAGGCGTTCCGCGTCGTCAGCACGCATTTCGACCACGAACACCCGACCGCGCGACGGGAGAGCGCGCGCCTGCTGGCCGACCGCTTCGCCGACGGTGCGTTGCCGACCCTGCTCGTCGGGGATTTCAACGCGACGCCCGACGACGACCCCTACCGCATCGTCACCGACTCGGGCCTGCGGGACGCCCGCGAACTCGCCGACGCGCCCCACGGGCCCGAAACGACGTTCAACGATTTCGAGGCGGCCCAACCGGACAAACGAATCGACCACGCGTTCGTCTCCGAGGACGTCGCAATCGAGCGGTTCGGCGTTCGGACGGACCTCGATTCGCGGGGGATGTACCCCTCGGACCACTTCGCGCTGCTCGTCGAGTGCGCCTTCGAGTGA
- a CDS encoding FecCD family ABC transporter permease gives MAADTDEVSPRHDAGSSRRLEWVDRSLLVTIIGGIAAAFAAALVQVSFGTYSMTLVDAWRAVFDPAVWGNPGVLLSFFLGDAATQALGLSTQADLASETLIVWNIRLPRVFVAAFVGFNLAISGAIFQAVTRNELASPFILGVSSGAGLAILLTIVVFTGVAALLPLTAALGGAAAWLLVYLIAWKGGTSPVRLVLAGVIVAMVLDSMQTALFFFAEDVGTVQAAIAWTTGSLTGVDWEQVRIVAPWTVLIVLPSAIFGARYLNVLLLGERTASALGMRVERARFVLSAVAIVAAASSVAVAGIVSFVGLIVPHMVRTLVGSDHKRLLVGCAFVGPALLVVADTAARLSFELVFNSPTQLPVGIVTGLIGGPYFLYLMRKRKQLGEL, from the coding sequence ATGGCAGCAGATACCGACGAGGTTTCCCCCCGTCACGACGCCGGTTCGTCCCGCCGCCTCGAGTGGGTCGACCGGAGTCTGCTGGTGACGATTATCGGCGGCATCGCCGCCGCCTTCGCCGCCGCACTGGTGCAGGTGTCGTTCGGCACCTACTCGATGACGCTCGTCGACGCGTGGCGGGCCGTCTTCGACCCCGCGGTCTGGGGCAACCCCGGCGTGCTGCTGTCCTTCTTCCTCGGCGACGCGGCCACACAGGCGCTCGGCCTCTCGACGCAGGCCGACCTCGCCAGCGAAACCCTCATCGTCTGGAACATCCGCCTACCGCGGGTGTTCGTCGCCGCGTTCGTCGGCTTCAACCTCGCCATCTCGGGGGCCATCTTTCAGGCGGTCACCCGCAACGAACTCGCCAGTCCGTTCATCCTCGGCGTCTCCTCCGGTGCCGGACTGGCTATCCTGCTGACCATCGTCGTTTTCACCGGCGTCGCGGCGCTGTTGCCGCTGACGGCGGCCCTCGGTGGCGCCGCCGCGTGGCTGCTCGTCTACCTCATCGCCTGGAAGGGCGGCACATCGCCGGTGCGACTCGTGCTGGCCGGCGTCATCGTCGCCATGGTGCTGGATTCGATGCAGACGGCGCTGTTCTTCTTCGCGGAGGACGTCGGAACCGTGCAGGCGGCTATCGCCTGGACGACCGGGTCGCTGACCGGCGTCGACTGGGAACAGGTCCGCATCGTCGCCCCGTGGACGGTCCTCATCGTCCTGCCGAGCGCCATCTTCGGCGCCCGATACCTCAACGTCCTCCTGCTGGGCGAGCGAACCGCCAGCGCCCTCGGCATGCGCGTCGAACGGGCGCGGTTCGTCCTGTCGGCGGTCGCCATCGTCGCGGCGGCGTCCTCGGTCGCCGTCGCCGGCATCGTCAGTTTCGTCGGCCTCATCGTCCCGCACATGGTGCGGACGCTCGTCGGCAGCGACCACAAACGCCTGCTGGTCGGATGTGCCTTCGTCGGGCCCGCGCTGCTTGTCGTCGCCGACACCGCCGCGCGACTCTCCTTCGAACTGGTGTTCAACTCCCCGACGCAGTTGCCGGTCGGTATCGTGACCGGCCTCATCGGCGGCCCCTATTTCCTGTATCTGATGCGCAAGCGCAAGCAACTGGGTGAACTCTAA